Within Roseibium sp. HPY-6, the genomic segment TCGCCCTTCTGCCGGGCAGAATGCCTCGATCCAATGAAGTTGCAAAAAAGCAACATATAGTGGCGCAAAAGCATCATACTCATCAAAGCATGCGATTACCACTTGCAACCCCTCAAGAAAACGAAGTATCACCTCATCACCGATCAAGAGGTTGGCGCAGACATCAACGGTTAGGCTGTTTTTCTGCCGCCCGCGTGATCCGGCTCTGCCGTGTTCACGTACGGATGCTGTTCTGACAGATCGGAGATCCGCGCATGAAGTTCAACGGTTGAACGCCGGGATGTAACCCGGAAGCAACAGGTTCGACTCCTGTCGTGTGTACCATGGATAGCTCAGTAGGTAGAGCATCGGACTGCGAATCCGAGGGTCGCGGGTTCAACTCCCGTTCCACAAACCGGCCTTGAAAACCGGACTGGCTTCTTAAGCCGGCAGCTTTAGGTGCTGTTCAAATCATAGGGGATCTGAAGGGATCTTGCGGACGCAGGACGCGTAACCCTGTCTTCGGACAGGGCGAGCGGATTGCCGACGCCAGGTGCGCTCGCCCGGTTCCCGTCCAAGACCACGCTGCAGTTCGGCTGGACGTGCCTGTTTTCGAAGAGGCCAAACCCGCCGCACCGCCGCAAGGCCCTCTGGCCGGAAACCCGTCGGGAGCCCTCGTGCTCTCTTCAGGTCTCCACATCATACGCTCAATTCATTTCGCCCCGGGTCGCCCAGGCAACGACCCGGTATCAACCACCCCCAAACCCGACATCAACCTGACGAAAGGAAGCCAAGTGCCTTAGAGCCATGGAAGGAGTATTGAAATGATGACTTTTCTCGACAGAATCCGCGGACGGACCCGCGTTGTGATTTCCGAAAACGAACGGGCACTGCACCTCGTCAGGGGTGAGCTCCAGGGTATCCTTGAACCGGGTGAACACAGTCTGAAAAACGGCCGTGGAACGCTCGTGATTGAGCGTCATGCACTGGCGTTGCCCGAATTCCGTTCCGGTTACGAGAAGGCGCTCTTCGATAAACTCCCTGATGTGGCTGAAAAGCACTTTACCGTCGTGCGGACCCGGTCCGCCGAGGTGGCAGTTGTCGAGCGGGATGGCCGGGTGCACAAGGTTCTGGGTCCTGACGAACGCCTTGTTCTGTGGACGGATGCGGGACCGTGGACCTGGGAACTGATCGACACGCAGGACCAGCCGGAGCTGACGCAAAAACTGATGCGCCGGCTGGGTGATGCGAAGCAGACGCAGCAGTTTGTGATCGTCCCGGTCACCGAAGGCAGCGTCGCACTGCTCTTCGTCGACGGTGTCCTCACCCGGACGCTGACCGCCGGTGTTCACGCTTTCTGGAAGGCCGGGCGTACGGTGACCCAGAAGCTCATCGACCTTAAGCGGCAGAGCCTCGACGTCACCGGTCAGGAAGTGCTAACGCTTGATCGTGTCACGATCCGGATCAACCTGTCTGCGGAATTCCGCGTGGTTGATCCGGTCAAGGCAGCTCAGGAGGTCAAGGACTTCGCGGACACGCTGCACCGGGCGCTGCAGATGGTTTTCCGGAAGCAGCTCGGCGCGTTGAAGCTGGACCAGATTCTTGAGCGCAAGGGCGAGGTCAACGCGGAGGCAACCGCTCAGATCAAGTCAGACATGGCTGCGATCGGTGTTGAGATCCACGATATCGTCCTGAAGGATGTCATCCTGCCGGGCGAAATGCGCGAGATCCTCAACAAGGTGGTGACCGCCGAAAAAGAGGCTGAAGCAAACGTGATCCGGCGCCGCGAAGAAACGAACGCAACCCGTTCGCTTCTGAACACGGCCAAGGTCATGGCCGAAAACCCGGTCATGCTGCGGCTGAAAGAATTGGAAGCGCTGGAATCGATCGCCGGAAAGGTGGACCGGCTGACGGTCCACAACGGAACCGGAGGCTTGATGAACGATCTTGTCAAGCTGCGCGACGACAGCGCGGCATAACAACGGACGGCGCGGGGCAGCTCGCGCCGTCTTCTTTTTTTTGCCTCGGTCTTGAGCCGGGGCCAATTTGTCATGCCTGTTGAGGCCCCGGCTCAAGGCCGGGGCGGCACTAAACAAATAACGAATATGCGAAACATAACAAAAATCTCCAAACAGCTTTCTTACTGGCTACGGCACTGTCCGCAGGATGCCGGCCTGGTGCTTTCCGAAACAGGTTGGGCAAATGTCGATGCGGTGCTGAAAGCCCTATCTGACAAGGGCGTCTCTTGCGAC encodes:
- a CDS encoding slipin family protein, producing MTFLDRIRGRTRVVISENERALHLVRGELQGILEPGEHSLKNGRGTLVIERHALALPEFRSGYEKALFDKLPDVAEKHFTVVRTRSAEVAVVERDGRVHKVLGPDERLVLWTDAGPWTWELIDTQDQPELTQKLMRRLGDAKQTQQFVIVPVTEGSVALLFVDGVLTRTLTAGVHAFWKAGRTVTQKLIDLKRQSLDVTGQEVLTLDRVTIRINLSAEFRVVDPVKAAQEVKDFADTLHRALQMVFRKQLGALKLDQILERKGEVNAEATAQIKSDMAAIGVEIHDIVLKDVILPGEMREILNKVVTAEKEAEANVIRRREETNATRSLLNTAKVMAENPVMLRLKELEALESIAGKVDRLTVHNGTGGLMNDLVKLRDDSAA